The Humulus lupulus chromosome 3, drHumLupu1.1, whole genome shotgun sequence genome window below encodes:
- the LOC133822694 gene encoding uncharacterized protein LOC133822694 isoform X6: MDDEVVQRVFQEGGRDYFQQQPSTSSSSSSILQSLPLHVSFDRGYYLLVKSIQELREKKEGLVTVGIGGPSGSGKTSLAEKVASVIGCTVISMENYRTGVDEGNDLGSLDFKTLVQNLEDLTKGKDTLIPVFDYQQKKRVGSEKIKSASSGVVIVDGTYALHAKLRSLLDIRVAVVGGVHFSLLSKVKYDIGDSCSLDYLIDSIFPLFRKHIEPDLHHAQIRINNSFVSSFREAIYKLKCKTESPGGQSAYFLQEYEVETDNFIEMYLRPPSASEEALTNDWIKVRQSGIRYYLSLGDQRIVDKNFIIRPKAEFEVGRMTLGGLLALGYNVVVSYKRASTSVNNGNVSISLETIDTLGETFMVLRGTNRKTVGNEASKMGVSGTWLTKSYLEMIMERKGVPRLNTPPLLPNTSLASNQDKTIIAPRPIRVTPNLVNKLEDLSQPWTRSPTKSKMEPVVATWHFISSDPPADSSAIDPSSFRDTMKLAPMPDSYDLDRGLLLSVQAIQALLENKGFPVIVGIGGPSGSGKTSLAHKMANIVGCEVISLESYYRSEQVKDFKYDDFSSLDLSLLLKNFDDIRNGRRTKVPVFDLETGARSGFKELEVSEDCGVIILEGVYALHPDIRESLDLWIAVVGGVHSHLISRVQRDKSRVGCFMSQNDIMMTVFPMFQQHIEPHLVHAHLKIRNDFDPVLSPESSLFVLKSNKQVAYQDILKILDPAKFCSSVQNFIDLYFKLPGIPTNGQLTESDCIRVRICEGRFALLIREPIREGNFIIQPKVDFDISISTVAGLLNLGYQAVAYIEASAFIYQDGKILIEVDHLQDSLGPYLQIKGVNKEAVAAAGSMLKLDGSYTTKSYLQIVLERLPAIERSSAGIHSHQAARLHELVEYIHSQGSCSASESSPSRDISPMEGVIEDMQSRIRRLERWHTINTVLWTFLMSALVGYSLYHRKRQ, translated from the exons ATGGACGATGAAGTGGTACAGCGAGTTTTCCAAGAAGGAGGCCGCGATTACTTCCAGCAGCAACCTTccacttcttcttcctcttcctccATCCTCCAATCACTCCCTCTTCATGtg TCTTTTGATCGCGGCTATTATTTGTTAGTAAAATCTATCCAAGAACTCAGAGAGAAAAAAGAGGGTCTTGTCACAGTTGGCATTGGTGGTCCTAGCGGTTCTGGTAAAACAAG CTTAGCAGAAAAGGTGGCATCCGTTATTGGTTGTACTGTTATATCAATGGAGAATTATCGCACTGGAGTTGATGAAGGGAATGATTTGGGTTCATTAGATTTTAAGACACTTGTTCAAAATCTTGAG GATTTAACAAAAGGTAAAGATACATTGATCCCAGTGTTTGACTATCAACAAAAGAAGCGGGTTggttcagaaaaaataaaaagtgcTTCTTCTGGGGTG GTAATAGTTGATGGCACCTATGCTCTGCATGCAAAACTGCGCTCCTTGCTGGATATTCGAGTTGCAGTG GTCGGCGGGGTTCATTTTAGTCTCCTGTCCAAAGTTAAGTATGACATTGGTGATTCTTGTTCGCTGGATTACCTTATTGATAGCATTTTCCCTCTATTTAGAAAGCATATTGAGCCAGACCTTCATCATGCACAG atTAGAATTAACAACAGCTTTGTCTCATCATTTCGAGAGGCAATCTATAAACTAAAATGCAAAACTGAG TCTCCAGGTGGACAATCAGCATATTTTCTTCAAGAATATGAAGTAGAAACAGATAA TTTTATTGAGATGTACCTTAGGCCTCCTTCAGCCAGTGAAGAAGCACTGACAAATGATTGGATAAAAGTGCGTCAATCTGGTATTAGATATTATCTATCTCTTGGTGATCAGAGGATTGTTGACAAGAATTTCATCATCAGGCCAAAAGCTGAGTTTGAG GTTGGAAGGATGACTTTAGGTGGACTGCTTGCTTTGGGGTACAATGTAGTTGTCAGTTATAAACGGGCATCTACATCAGTGAATAATGGCAATGTATCTATTTCACTTGAAACAATTGATACTCTTGGTGAGACATTCATGGTGCTGAGGGGTACAAATCGAAAA ACAGTTGGAAATGAAGCATCAAAGATGGGTGTTAGTGGAACGTGGCTCACTAAATCATATCTTGAAATGATTATGGAGAGAAAAG GTGTACCTCGTCTTAATACACCTCCACTTTTGCCTAATACATCCCTGGCCAGCAATCAAGACAAAACGATAATTGCACCAAGGCCAATCCGGGTTACTCCGAATCTTGTTAATAAGCTTGAGGATCTATCTCAGCCATGGACTCGGTCTCCAACAAAATCAAAAATGGAACCTGTAGTGGCAACATGGCATTTCATTTCTTCAGACCCTCCTGCAGATAGCTCAGCCATAG ATCCTTCCAGTTTCAGGGAcaccatgaaacttgctccaatGCCCGATTCATATGACCTGGATAGAGGATTACTTCTTTCTGTGCAAGCAATACAG GCTTTGTTGGAGAATAAAGGTTTCCCAGTTATAGTTGGAATTG GTGGTCCAAGTGGGTCGGGAAAGACTAGTTTAGCTCACAAAATGGCaaatatagttggttgtgaagTAATTTCTCTTGAAAGCTATTACAGATCTGAGCAAGTAAAGGATTTTAAGTATGATGACTTCAGTTCACTTGATTTATCTTTGCTTTTAAAA AATTTTGATGACATAAGGAATGGCAGAAGAACAAAAGTACCTGTATTTGACTTGGAGACTGGTGCCCGGAGTGGCTTCAAGGAACTTGAAGTTTCAGAAGATTGTGGAGTG ATCATTTTAGAAGGAGTTTATGCTTTGCATCCTGATATCCGAGAATCTCTAGACTTGTGGATTGCTGTG GTTGGGGGCGTTCACTCACATCTTATTTCTCGAGTTCAAAGAGATAAAAGTAGAGTGGGGTGTTTTATGTCCCAGAATGATATTATGATGACAGTGTTTCCAATGTTTCAGCAGCACATTGAACCACAtcttgttcatgcacat CTCAAAATTCGAAATGACTTTGATCCTGTGCTTTCCCCTGAGAGCTCATTGTTTGTACTGAAGAGTAACAAGCAA GTAGCTTATCAAGATATTTTGAAAATTCTTGATCCTGCGAAGTTCTGCAGCTCTGTTCAGAATtttattgatttatattttaagcTTCCTGGAATTCCTACTAATGGACAGTTGACTGAAAGTGATTGTATACGTGTTAGAATATGTGAGGGTAGATTTGCACTATTGATAAGGGAG CCCATAAGAGAAGGAAATTTCATCATACAACCCAAAGTGGATTTTGATATCAGCATTAGTACGGTTGCTGGCCTTCTTAACCTTGG GTATCAAGCAGTAGCTTATATTGAGGCATCTGCATTTATTTACCAAGATGGAAAG ATTTTAATTGAGGTCGATCATCTGCAAGATTCCCTTGGTCCTTACCTACAAATCAAGGGGGTTAATAAAGAGGCTGTGGCAGCTGCTGGTTCAATGCTTAAATTGGATGGTTCATATACCACTAAG AGTTATCTTCAAATAGTCCTGGAAAGATTACCAGCAATAGAAAGAAGTTCTGCTGGTATTCACTCTCATCAAGCTGCAAGGTTGCACGAACTTGTGGAATATATTCATTCTCAG GGAAGTTGCTCAGCTTCTGAATCTTCGCCAAGTCGAGATATTTCTCCAATGGAAGGGGTTATTGAAGACATGCAATCAAGGATTAGAAGGCTCGAACGCTGGCATACGATCAATACG GTGCTTTGGACGTTCCTGATGTCTGCTCTTGTTGGTTATTCACTTTACCACAGAAAACGCCAGTAA
- the LOC133822694 gene encoding uncharacterized protein LOC133822694 isoform X5, whose protein sequence is MDDEVVQRVFQEGGRDYFQQQPSTSSSSSSILQSLPLHVSFDRGYYLLVKSIQELREKKEGLVTVGIGGPSGSGKTSLAEKVASVIGCTVISMENYRTGVDEGNDLGSLDFKTLVQNLEDLTKGKDTLIPVFDYQQKKRVGSEKIKSASSGVVIVDGTYALHAKLRSLLDIRVAVVGGVHFSLLSKVKYDIGDSCSLDYLIDSIFPLFRKHIEPDLHHAQIRINNSFVSSFREAIYKLKCKTESPGGQSAYFLQEYEVETDNFIEMYLRPPSASEEALTNDWIKVRQSGIRYYLSLGDQRIVDKNFIIRPKAEFEQVGRMTLGGLLALGYNVVVSYKRASTSVNNGNVSISLETIDTLGETFMVLRGTNRKTVGNEASKMGVSGTWLTKSYLEMIMERKGVPRLNTPPLLPNTSLASNQDKTIIAPRPIRVTPNLVNKLEDLSQPWTRSPTKSKMEPVVATWHFISSDPPADSSAIDPSSFRDTMKLAPMPDSYDLDRGLLLSVQAIQALLENKGFPVIVGIGGPSGSGKTSLAHKMANIVGCEVISLESYYRSEQVKDFKYDDFSSLDLSLLLKNFDDIRNGRRTKVPVFDLETGARSGFKELEVSEDCGVIILEGVYALHPDIRESLDLWIAVVGGVHSHLISRVQRDKSRVGCFMSQNDIMMTVFPMFQQHIEPHLVHAHLKIRNDFDPVLSPESSLFVLKSNKQVAYQDILKILDPAKFCSSVQNFIDLYFKLPGIPTNGQLTESDCIRVRICEGRFALLIREPIREGNFIIQPKVDFDISISTVAGLLNLGYQAVAYIEASAFIYQDGKILIEVDHLQDSLGPYLQIKGVNKEAVAAAGSMLKLDGSYTTKSYLQIVLERLPAIERSSAGIHSHQAARLHELVEYIHSQGSCSASESSPSRDISPMEGVIEDMQSRIRRLERWHTINTVLWTFLMSALVGYSLYHRKRQ, encoded by the exons ATGGACGATGAAGTGGTACAGCGAGTTTTCCAAGAAGGAGGCCGCGATTACTTCCAGCAGCAACCTTccacttcttcttcctcttcctccATCCTCCAATCACTCCCTCTTCATGtg TCTTTTGATCGCGGCTATTATTTGTTAGTAAAATCTATCCAAGAACTCAGAGAGAAAAAAGAGGGTCTTGTCACAGTTGGCATTGGTGGTCCTAGCGGTTCTGGTAAAACAAG CTTAGCAGAAAAGGTGGCATCCGTTATTGGTTGTACTGTTATATCAATGGAGAATTATCGCACTGGAGTTGATGAAGGGAATGATTTGGGTTCATTAGATTTTAAGACACTTGTTCAAAATCTTGAG GATTTAACAAAAGGTAAAGATACATTGATCCCAGTGTTTGACTATCAACAAAAGAAGCGGGTTggttcagaaaaaataaaaagtgcTTCTTCTGGGGTG GTAATAGTTGATGGCACCTATGCTCTGCATGCAAAACTGCGCTCCTTGCTGGATATTCGAGTTGCAGTG GTCGGCGGGGTTCATTTTAGTCTCCTGTCCAAAGTTAAGTATGACATTGGTGATTCTTGTTCGCTGGATTACCTTATTGATAGCATTTTCCCTCTATTTAGAAAGCATATTGAGCCAGACCTTCATCATGCACAG atTAGAATTAACAACAGCTTTGTCTCATCATTTCGAGAGGCAATCTATAAACTAAAATGCAAAACTGAG TCTCCAGGTGGACAATCAGCATATTTTCTTCAAGAATATGAAGTAGAAACAGATAA TTTTATTGAGATGTACCTTAGGCCTCCTTCAGCCAGTGAAGAAGCACTGACAAATGATTGGATAAAAGTGCGTCAATCTGGTATTAGATATTATCTATCTCTTGGTGATCAGAGGATTGTTGACAAGAATTTCATCATCAGGCCAAAAGCTGAGTTTGAG CAGGTTGGAAGGATGACTTTAGGTGGACTGCTTGCTTTGGGGTACAATGTAGTTGTCAGTTATAAACGGGCATCTACATCAGTGAATAATGGCAATGTATCTATTTCACTTGAAACAATTGATACTCTTGGTGAGACATTCATGGTGCTGAGGGGTACAAATCGAAAA ACAGTTGGAAATGAAGCATCAAAGATGGGTGTTAGTGGAACGTGGCTCACTAAATCATATCTTGAAATGATTATGGAGAGAAAAG GTGTACCTCGTCTTAATACACCTCCACTTTTGCCTAATACATCCCTGGCCAGCAATCAAGACAAAACGATAATTGCACCAAGGCCAATCCGGGTTACTCCGAATCTTGTTAATAAGCTTGAGGATCTATCTCAGCCATGGACTCGGTCTCCAACAAAATCAAAAATGGAACCTGTAGTGGCAACATGGCATTTCATTTCTTCAGACCCTCCTGCAGATAGCTCAGCCATAG ATCCTTCCAGTTTCAGGGAcaccatgaaacttgctccaatGCCCGATTCATATGACCTGGATAGAGGATTACTTCTTTCTGTGCAAGCAATACAG GCTTTGTTGGAGAATAAAGGTTTCCCAGTTATAGTTGGAATTG GTGGTCCAAGTGGGTCGGGAAAGACTAGTTTAGCTCACAAAATGGCaaatatagttggttgtgaagTAATTTCTCTTGAAAGCTATTACAGATCTGAGCAAGTAAAGGATTTTAAGTATGATGACTTCAGTTCACTTGATTTATCTTTGCTTTTAAAA AATTTTGATGACATAAGGAATGGCAGAAGAACAAAAGTACCTGTATTTGACTTGGAGACTGGTGCCCGGAGTGGCTTCAAGGAACTTGAAGTTTCAGAAGATTGTGGAGTG ATCATTTTAGAAGGAGTTTATGCTTTGCATCCTGATATCCGAGAATCTCTAGACTTGTGGATTGCTGTG GTTGGGGGCGTTCACTCACATCTTATTTCTCGAGTTCAAAGAGATAAAAGTAGAGTGGGGTGTTTTATGTCCCAGAATGATATTATGATGACAGTGTTTCCAATGTTTCAGCAGCACATTGAACCACAtcttgttcatgcacat CTCAAAATTCGAAATGACTTTGATCCTGTGCTTTCCCCTGAGAGCTCATTGTTTGTACTGAAGAGTAACAAGCAA GTAGCTTATCAAGATATTTTGAAAATTCTTGATCCTGCGAAGTTCTGCAGCTCTGTTCAGAATtttattgatttatattttaagcTTCCTGGAATTCCTACTAATGGACAGTTGACTGAAAGTGATTGTATACGTGTTAGAATATGTGAGGGTAGATTTGCACTATTGATAAGGGAG CCCATAAGAGAAGGAAATTTCATCATACAACCCAAAGTGGATTTTGATATCAGCATTAGTACGGTTGCTGGCCTTCTTAACCTTGG GTATCAAGCAGTAGCTTATATTGAGGCATCTGCATTTATTTACCAAGATGGAAAG ATTTTAATTGAGGTCGATCATCTGCAAGATTCCCTTGGTCCTTACCTACAAATCAAGGGGGTTAATAAAGAGGCTGTGGCAGCTGCTGGTTCAATGCTTAAATTGGATGGTTCATATACCACTAAG AGTTATCTTCAAATAGTCCTGGAAAGATTACCAGCAATAGAAAGAAGTTCTGCTGGTATTCACTCTCATCAAGCTGCAAGGTTGCACGAACTTGTGGAATATATTCATTCTCAG GGAAGTTGCTCAGCTTCTGAATCTTCGCCAAGTCGAGATATTTCTCCAATGGAAGGGGTTATTGAAGACATGCAATCAAGGATTAGAAGGCTCGAACGCTGGCATACGATCAATACG GTGCTTTGGACGTTCCTGATGTCTGCTCTTGTTGGTTATTCACTTTACCACAGAAAACGCCAGTAA
- the LOC133822694 gene encoding uncharacterized protein LOC133822694 isoform X2 produces MDDEVVQRVFQEGGRDYFQQQPSTSSSSSSILQSLPLHVSFDRGYYLLVKSIQELREKKEGLVTVGIGGPSGSGKTSLAEKVASVIGCTVISMENYRTGVDEGNDLGSLDFKTLVQNLEDLTKGKDTLIPVFDYQQKKRVGSEKIKSASSGVVIVDGTYALHAKLRSLLDIRVAVVGGVHFSLLSKVKYDIGDSCSLDYLIDSIFPLFRKHIEPDLHHAQIRINNSFVSSFREAIYKLKCKTESPGGQSAYFLQEYEVETDNFIEMYLRPPSASEEALTNDWIKVRQSGIRYYLSLGDQRIVDKNFIIRPKAEFEVGRMTLGGLLALGYNVVVSYKRASTSVNNGNVSISLETIDTLGETFMVLRGTNRKTVGNEASKMGVSGTWLTKSYLEMIMERKGVPRLNTPPLLPNTSLASNQDKTIIAPRPIRVTPNLVNKLEDLSQPWTRSPTKSKMEPVVATWHFISSDPPADSSAIATTDPSSFRDTMKLAPMPDSYDLDRGLLLSVQAIQALLENKGFPVIVGIGGPSGSGKTSLAHKMANIVGCEVISLESYYRSEQVKDFKYDDFSSLDLSLLLKNFDDIRNGRRTKVPVFDLETGARSGFKELEVSEDCGVIILEGVYALHPDIRESLDLWIAVVGGVHSHLISRVQRDKSRVGCFMSQNDIMMTVFPMFQQHIEPHLVHAHLKIRNDFDPVLSPESSLFVLKSNKQVAYQDILKILDPAKFCSSVQNFIDLYFKLPGIPTNGQLTESDCIRVRICEGRFALLIREPIREGNFIIQPKVDFDISISTVAGLLNLGYQAVAYIEASAFIYQDGKILIEVDHLQDSLGPYLQIKGVNKEAVAAAGSMLKLDGSYTTKSYLQIVLERLPAIERSSAGIHSHQAARLHELVEYIHSQGSCSASESSPSRDISPMEGVIEDMQSRIRRLERWHTINTVLWTFLMSALVGYSLYHRKRQMASWSRFHRF; encoded by the exons ATGGACGATGAAGTGGTACAGCGAGTTTTCCAAGAAGGAGGCCGCGATTACTTCCAGCAGCAACCTTccacttcttcttcctcttcctccATCCTCCAATCACTCCCTCTTCATGtg TCTTTTGATCGCGGCTATTATTTGTTAGTAAAATCTATCCAAGAACTCAGAGAGAAAAAAGAGGGTCTTGTCACAGTTGGCATTGGTGGTCCTAGCGGTTCTGGTAAAACAAG CTTAGCAGAAAAGGTGGCATCCGTTATTGGTTGTACTGTTATATCAATGGAGAATTATCGCACTGGAGTTGATGAAGGGAATGATTTGGGTTCATTAGATTTTAAGACACTTGTTCAAAATCTTGAG GATTTAACAAAAGGTAAAGATACATTGATCCCAGTGTTTGACTATCAACAAAAGAAGCGGGTTggttcagaaaaaataaaaagtgcTTCTTCTGGGGTG GTAATAGTTGATGGCACCTATGCTCTGCATGCAAAACTGCGCTCCTTGCTGGATATTCGAGTTGCAGTG GTCGGCGGGGTTCATTTTAGTCTCCTGTCCAAAGTTAAGTATGACATTGGTGATTCTTGTTCGCTGGATTACCTTATTGATAGCATTTTCCCTCTATTTAGAAAGCATATTGAGCCAGACCTTCATCATGCACAG atTAGAATTAACAACAGCTTTGTCTCATCATTTCGAGAGGCAATCTATAAACTAAAATGCAAAACTGAG TCTCCAGGTGGACAATCAGCATATTTTCTTCAAGAATATGAAGTAGAAACAGATAA TTTTATTGAGATGTACCTTAGGCCTCCTTCAGCCAGTGAAGAAGCACTGACAAATGATTGGATAAAAGTGCGTCAATCTGGTATTAGATATTATCTATCTCTTGGTGATCAGAGGATTGTTGACAAGAATTTCATCATCAGGCCAAAAGCTGAGTTTGAG GTTGGAAGGATGACTTTAGGTGGACTGCTTGCTTTGGGGTACAATGTAGTTGTCAGTTATAAACGGGCATCTACATCAGTGAATAATGGCAATGTATCTATTTCACTTGAAACAATTGATACTCTTGGTGAGACATTCATGGTGCTGAGGGGTACAAATCGAAAA ACAGTTGGAAATGAAGCATCAAAGATGGGTGTTAGTGGAACGTGGCTCACTAAATCATATCTTGAAATGATTATGGAGAGAAAAG GTGTACCTCGTCTTAATACACCTCCACTTTTGCCTAATACATCCCTGGCCAGCAATCAAGACAAAACGATAATTGCACCAAGGCCAATCCGGGTTACTCCGAATCTTGTTAATAAGCTTGAGGATCTATCTCAGCCATGGACTCGGTCTCCAACAAAATCAAAAATGGAACCTGTAGTGGCAACATGGCATTTCATTTCTTCAGACCCTCCTGCAGATAGCTCAGCCATAG CAACCACAGATCCTTCCAGTTTCAGGGAcaccatgaaacttgctccaatGCCCGATTCATATGACCTGGATAGAGGATTACTTCTTTCTGTGCAAGCAATACAG GCTTTGTTGGAGAATAAAGGTTTCCCAGTTATAGTTGGAATTG GTGGTCCAAGTGGGTCGGGAAAGACTAGTTTAGCTCACAAAATGGCaaatatagttggttgtgaagTAATTTCTCTTGAAAGCTATTACAGATCTGAGCAAGTAAAGGATTTTAAGTATGATGACTTCAGTTCACTTGATTTATCTTTGCTTTTAAAA AATTTTGATGACATAAGGAATGGCAGAAGAACAAAAGTACCTGTATTTGACTTGGAGACTGGTGCCCGGAGTGGCTTCAAGGAACTTGAAGTTTCAGAAGATTGTGGAGTG ATCATTTTAGAAGGAGTTTATGCTTTGCATCCTGATATCCGAGAATCTCTAGACTTGTGGATTGCTGTG GTTGGGGGCGTTCACTCACATCTTATTTCTCGAGTTCAAAGAGATAAAAGTAGAGTGGGGTGTTTTATGTCCCAGAATGATATTATGATGACAGTGTTTCCAATGTTTCAGCAGCACATTGAACCACAtcttgttcatgcacat CTCAAAATTCGAAATGACTTTGATCCTGTGCTTTCCCCTGAGAGCTCATTGTTTGTACTGAAGAGTAACAAGCAA GTAGCTTATCAAGATATTTTGAAAATTCTTGATCCTGCGAAGTTCTGCAGCTCTGTTCAGAATtttattgatttatattttaagcTTCCTGGAATTCCTACTAATGGACAGTTGACTGAAAGTGATTGTATACGTGTTAGAATATGTGAGGGTAGATTTGCACTATTGATAAGGGAG CCCATAAGAGAAGGAAATTTCATCATACAACCCAAAGTGGATTTTGATATCAGCATTAGTACGGTTGCTGGCCTTCTTAACCTTGG GTATCAAGCAGTAGCTTATATTGAGGCATCTGCATTTATTTACCAAGATGGAAAG ATTTTAATTGAGGTCGATCATCTGCAAGATTCCCTTGGTCCTTACCTACAAATCAAGGGGGTTAATAAAGAGGCTGTGGCAGCTGCTGGTTCAATGCTTAAATTGGATGGTTCATATACCACTAAG AGTTATCTTCAAATAGTCCTGGAAAGATTACCAGCAATAGAAAGAAGTTCTGCTGGTATTCACTCTCATCAAGCTGCAAGGTTGCACGAACTTGTGGAATATATTCATTCTCAG GGAAGTTGCTCAGCTTCTGAATCTTCGCCAAGTCGAGATATTTCTCCAATGGAAGGGGTTATTGAAGACATGCAATCAAGGATTAGAAGGCTCGAACGCTGGCATACGATCAATACG GTGCTTTGGACGTTCCTGATGTCTGCTCTTGTTGGTTATTCACTTTACCACAGAAAACGCCA AATGGCTTCATGGAGCCGTTTCCACAGGTTCTAA